Proteins from one Pongo abelii isolate AG06213 chromosome 7, NHGRI_mPonAbe1-v2.0_pri, whole genome shotgun sequence genomic window:
- the LOC100456732 gene encoding sodium/bile acid cotransporter 5: MIRKLFIVLLLLLVTIEEARMSSLSFLNIEKTEILFFTKTEETIIVSSSYKNKRPNSSHLFVKIEDPKILQMVNVAKKISSDATNFTINLVTDEEGETNVTIQLWDSEGRQERLIEEIKNVKVKVLRQKDSLLQAPMHIDRNILMLILPLILLNKCAFGCKIDLQVFQTVWKRPLPVILGAVTQFFLMPFCGFLLSQIVALPEAQAFGFVMTCTCPGGGGGYLFALLLDGDFTLAILMTCTSTLLALIMMPVNSYIYSRILGLSGTFHIPASKIVSTLLFILVPVSIGIVIKHRIPEKASFLERIIRPLSCILMFVGIYLTFTVGLMFLKTDNLEVILLGLLVPALGLLFGYSFAKVCMLPLPVCKTVGIESGMLNSFLALAIIQLSFPQSKANLASVAPFTVAMCSGCEMLLIILVYKAKKRCIFFLQDKRKRNSLI; encoded by the coding sequence ATGATTAGAAAACTTTTTATtgttctgcttttgttgcttgtgacTATAGAAGAAGCAAGGATGTCATCGCTCAGTTTTCTGAATATAGAGAAGACTGAAATACTATTTTTCACAAAGACTGAAGAAACCATCATTGTAAGTTCAAGCTACAAAAATAAACGGCCTAATTCCAGCCACCTCTTTGTGAAAATAGAAGATCCTAAAATACTACAAATGGTGAATGTGGCCAAGAAGATCTCATCAGATGCTACAAACTTTACCATAAATCTGGTGACTGATGAAGAAGGAGAAACAAATGTGACTATTCAACTCTGGGATTCTGAAGGTAGGCAAGAAAGACTCATTGAAGAAATCAAGAATGTGAAAGTCAAAGTACTCAGACAAAAAGACAGTCTTCTCCAGGCACCAATGCATATTGATAGAAATATCCTAATGCTTATTTTACCACTAATACTATTGAATAAGTGTGCATTTGGTTGCAAGATTGACTTACAAGTGTTTCAAACAGTATGGAAGAGACCTTTGCCAGTAATTCTTGGGGCAGTTACACAGTTTTTTCTGATGCCATTTTGTGGATTTCTTTTGTCTCAGATTGTGGCATTGCCTGAGGCGCAAGCTTTTGGATTTGTAATGACCTGCACGTGCCCAGGAGGGGGTGGGGGCTATCTCTTTGCTCTGCTTCTAGACGGAGATTTCACATTGGCCATTTTGATGACTTGCACATCAACATTATTGGCTCTGATCATGATGCCTGTCAATTCTTATATATACAGTAGGATATTAGGATTGTCAGGTACATTCCATATTCCTGCTTCTAAAATTGTGTCAACACTCCTTTTCATACTTGTACCAGTATCAATTGGAATAGTCATCAAACATAGAATACCTGAAAAAGCAAGCTTCTTAGAGAGAATAATTAGACCTCTGAGTTGTATTTTAATGTTCGTAGGAATTTATTTGACTTTCACAGTGGGATTAATGTTCTTAAAAACAGATAACCTAGAGGTGATTCTGTTGGGTCTCTTAGTTCCTGCTTTGGGTTTGCTGTTTGGGTACTCCTTTGCTAAAGTTTGTATGCTGCCTCTTCCTGTTTGTAAAACTGTTGGTATTGAAAGTGGGATGTTAAATAGTTTCTTAGCCCTTGCCATTATTCAGCTGTCTTTTCCACAGTCCAAGGCCAATTTAGCTTCTGTGGCTCCTTTTACAGTAGCCATGTGTTCTGGATGTGAAATGTTACTGATCATTCTAGTTTACAAGGCTAAGAAAAGATGTATCTTTTTCTTAcaagataaaaggaaaagaaattcccTAATCTAA
- the ZFAND1 gene encoding AN1-type zinc finger protein 1 isoform X1 gives MAELDIGQHCQVEHCRQRDFLPFVCDDCSGIFCLEHRSKESHGCPEVTVINERLKTDQHTSYPCSFKDCAERELVAVICPYCEKNFCLRHRHQSDHECEKLEIPKPHMAATQKLVKGIIDSKTGETASKRRKGAKNSETAAKVALMKLKMHADGDKSLPQMSHLELSIFKSTNLTERIYFQVFLPKGSKEKSKPMFFCHRWSIGKAIDFAASLARLKNDNNKLTAKKLRLCHITSGEALPLDHTLETWIAKEDCPLYNGGNIILEYLNDEEQFCKNVESYLE, from the exons ATGGCGGAGTTGGACATCGGGCAGCACTGCCAGGTGGAGCACTGCCGGCAGCGAG attttcttccatttgtgtgtgaTGATTGTTCAGGAATATTTTG cCTTGAACACAGAAGCAAGGAGTCTCATGGTTGTCCTGAG GTGACTGTAATCAATGAGAGACTGAAGACAGATCAACATACATCTTACCCATGCTCTTTCAAAGACTGTGCTGAGAGAGAACTTGTGGCAGTTATATGTCCTTATTGTGAGAAGAATTTTTGCCTGAG ACACCGTCATCAGTCAGATCATGAGTGTGAAAAACTGGAAATCCCAAAGCCTCACATGGCTGCCACTCAGAAACTTGTTAAAGGCATTATTG ATTCCAAGACAGGAGAAACAGCAAGTAAACGACGGAAAGGTGCCAAAAATAGTGAAACAGCTGCAAAGGTTGCATTGATGAAATTAAAGATGCATGCTGATGGTGATAAGTCATTACCACAG ATGAGTCATCTGGAGTTAAGTATTTTTAAGAGCACTAACTTG ACAGAAAGAATTTACTTTCAGGTTTTCTTACCTAAAGGGAGCAAAGAGAAGAGCAAACCAATGTTTTTTTGCCACCGATGGAGCATTGGAAAGGCCATAGACTTTGCTGCTTCTCTAGCCAGGCTTAAAAATGACAATAACAAATTAACAGCTAAG AAATTAAGGCTGTGTCACATTACTTCAGGAGAAGCCTTACCCTTGGATCATACTTTGGAAACCTGGATTGCTAAGGAGGATTGTCCTTTATATAATGGTGGAAATATAATCTTGGAATATCTTAATGATGAAGAACAATTCTGTAAAAATGTTGAATCTTACTTGGAATAG
- the ZFAND1 gene encoding AN1-type zinc finger protein 1 isoform X2, translated as MAELDIGQHCQVEHCRQRDFLPFVCDDCSGIFCLEHRSKESHGCPEVTVINERLKTDQHTSYPCSFKDCAERELVAVICPYCEKNFCLRHRHQSDHECEKLEIPKPHMAATQKLVKGIIDSKTGETASKRRKGAKNSETAAKVALMKLKMHADGDKSLPQTERIYFQVFLPKGSKEKSKPMFFCHRWSIGKAIDFAASLARLKNDNNKLTAKKLRLCHITSGEALPLDHTLETWIAKEDCPLYNGGNIILEYLNDEEQFCKNVESYLE; from the exons ATGGCGGAGTTGGACATCGGGCAGCACTGCCAGGTGGAGCACTGCCGGCAGCGAG attttcttccatttgtgtgtgaTGATTGTTCAGGAATATTTTG cCTTGAACACAGAAGCAAGGAGTCTCATGGTTGTCCTGAG GTGACTGTAATCAATGAGAGACTGAAGACAGATCAACATACATCTTACCCATGCTCTTTCAAAGACTGTGCTGAGAGAGAACTTGTGGCAGTTATATGTCCTTATTGTGAGAAGAATTTTTGCCTGAG ACACCGTCATCAGTCAGATCATGAGTGTGAAAAACTGGAAATCCCAAAGCCTCACATGGCTGCCACTCAGAAACTTGTTAAAGGCATTATTG ATTCCAAGACAGGAGAAACAGCAAGTAAACGACGGAAAGGTGCCAAAAATAGTGAAACAGCTGCAAAGGTTGCATTGATGAAATTAAAGATGCATGCTGATGGTGATAAGTCATTACCACAG ACAGAAAGAATTTACTTTCAGGTTTTCTTACCTAAAGGGAGCAAAGAGAAGAGCAAACCAATGTTTTTTTGCCACCGATGGAGCATTGGAAAGGCCATAGACTTTGCTGCTTCTCTAGCCAGGCTTAAAAATGACAATAACAAATTAACAGCTAAG AAATTAAGGCTGTGTCACATTACTTCAGGAGAAGCCTTACCCTTGGATCATACTTTGGAAACCTGGATTGCTAAGGAGGATTGTCCTTTATATAATGGTGGAAATATAATCTTGGAATATCTTAATGATGAAGAACAATTCTGTAAAAATGTTGAATCTTACTTGGAATAG
- the ZFAND1 gene encoding AN1-type zinc finger protein 1 isoform X3, with translation MAATQKLVKGIIDSKTGETASKRRKGAKNSETAAKVALMKLKMHADGDKSLPQTERIYFQVFLPKGSKEKSKPMFFCHRWSIGKAIDFAASLARLKNDNNKLTAKKLRLCHITSGEALPLDHTLETWIAKEDCPLYNGGNIILEYLNDEEQFCKNVESYLE, from the exons ATGGCTGCCACTCAGAAACTTGTTAAAGGCATTATTG ATTCCAAGACAGGAGAAACAGCAAGTAAACGACGGAAAGGTGCCAAAAATAGTGAAACAGCTGCAAAGGTTGCATTGATGAAATTAAAGATGCATGCTGATGGTGATAAGTCATTACCACAG ACAGAAAGAATTTACTTTCAGGTTTTCTTACCTAAAGGGAGCAAAGAGAAGAGCAAACCAATGTTTTTTTGCCACCGATGGAGCATTGGAAAGGCCATAGACTTTGCTGCTTCTCTAGCCAGGCTTAAAAATGACAATAACAAATTAACAGCTAAG AAATTAAGGCTGTGTCACATTACTTCAGGAGAAGCCTTACCCTTGGATCATACTTTGGAAACCTGGATTGCTAAGGAGGATTGTCCTTTATATAATGGTGGAAATATAATCTTGGAATATCTTAATGATGAAGAACAATTCTGTAAAAATGTTGAATCTTACTTGGAATAG